In the genome of Myxococcus stipitatus, one region contains:
- a CDS encoding HAD family hydrolase, producing MVENVIFDVDGTLVDSVDEHAEAWRRAFLHFGRDIPFAHVRSQIGKGADQLIPIFFNDEELERFGKELEEYRATLFLREFLPKVRPFPRVKELFQRLRQMGRRVVLASSAKDEELKHYVRLCNIEGLFEARTSKEDVAASKPQPDIFEAALARLGKPETTVTVVVGDSPHDALAASKLGLSTVGVLSGGFSAEDLRAAGCRALVKDAAELLRLDEESSADWPWNGPGAVSVSKDEESR from the coding sequence ATGGTGGAGAACGTCATCTTCGACGTGGACGGCACGCTGGTGGACTCGGTGGACGAGCACGCCGAGGCCTGGCGGCGCGCGTTCCTGCACTTCGGCCGGGACATTCCCTTCGCGCACGTGCGCAGCCAGATTGGCAAGGGCGCCGACCAGCTCATCCCCATCTTCTTCAATGACGAGGAGCTGGAGCGCTTCGGCAAGGAGCTGGAGGAGTACCGCGCCACGCTCTTCCTGCGGGAGTTCCTCCCCAAGGTGCGCCCGTTCCCTCGCGTGAAGGAGCTGTTCCAGCGGCTGCGCCAGATGGGCCGGCGCGTGGTCCTGGCCTCCAGCGCGAAGGACGAGGAGCTCAAGCACTACGTGCGGCTGTGCAACATCGAGGGCCTGTTCGAGGCGCGGACCTCCAAGGAGGACGTCGCGGCGAGCAAGCCTCAGCCGGACATCTTCGAGGCGGCGCTGGCTCGGCTGGGGAAGCCGGAGACGACGGTGACGGTGGTGGTGGGCGACTCGCCACACGACGCGTTGGCCGCCAGCAAGCTGGGCCTGTCCACCGTGGGCGTGCTGTCGGGAGGCTTCTCCGCCGAGGACCTGCGCGCGGCCGGGTGCCGGGCCCTGGTGAAGGACGCCGCGGAGCTCTTGCGGTTGGATGAGGAGTCCTCCGCCGACTGGCCGTGGAACGGGCCGGGCGCGGTCTCCGTGAGCAAGGACGAAGAGTCCCGCTGA
- a CDS encoding lipid kinase, translated as MASGTAALVVNTHSRLGREAFSLARNALAARGVTLTESHALSRSRRLRQVLEQLLERGTRRILIGGGDGTLSGAVAHLLGRDVTLGVLPLGTGNDFARTLGIPPDLEAACDVIARGHTVRVDVGLANGRPFLNAASLGLTAGIARRLSKGLKQRLGKLAYPMAAAAEARELRPFRIRVKADAQELELDVLQLVVGNGLYHGAGNMVDPDARLDDRRLHVYAVAAPSTRSGREGTGLGQLQDMATLARVALSTRTGDHVENPSVTSLHASRLYVEATPAREVNADGELIGRTPMHFEVAPAALRVYAPAPT; from the coding sequence GTGGCCTCAGGGACCGCGGCGCTCGTGGTCAACACGCATTCCCGCCTGGGCCGGGAAGCCTTCAGCCTCGCGCGAAACGCGCTCGCGGCCCGAGGTGTCACCCTCACGGAGAGCCACGCGCTGTCACGCAGCCGACGGCTGCGTCAGGTGCTGGAGCAGCTCCTCGAGCGAGGCACCCGCCGCATCCTCATCGGCGGCGGCGACGGGACGCTCAGCGGCGCCGTCGCCCACCTCCTGGGCCGCGACGTGACGCTCGGCGTGCTCCCGCTCGGCACCGGCAATGACTTCGCGCGCACACTGGGCATCCCTCCCGACCTGGAGGCCGCGTGTGACGTCATCGCCCGCGGGCACACCGTGCGCGTGGACGTGGGACTCGCCAACGGGCGCCCCTTCCTCAACGCCGCGAGCCTGGGCCTCACCGCGGGAATCGCGCGGCGCCTGTCGAAGGGCCTCAAGCAGCGCCTGGGCAAGCTCGCCTATCCCATGGCCGCCGCCGCCGAGGCCCGCGAGCTGCGCCCCTTCCGCATCCGCGTGAAGGCCGATGCGCAGGAGCTGGAGCTGGACGTGCTCCAGCTCGTGGTGGGCAACGGCCTGTACCACGGCGCGGGCAACATGGTGGACCCCGACGCCCGGCTCGACGACCGCCGCCTGCACGTCTACGCCGTCGCCGCGCCCTCCACCCGCTCCGGCCGCGAGGGCACCGGCCTGGGCCAGCTTCAGGACATGGCCACGCTCGCGCGCGTCGCCCTGTCGACGCGCACCGGAGACCACGTGGAGAACCCCTCCGTCACCTCGCTGCACGCCTCGCGCCTGTACGTGGAGGCCACGCCCGCGCGCGAGGTCAACGCGGATGGAGAGCTCATCGGGCGCACGCCCATGCACTTCGAAGTGGCCCCCGCGGCGCTGCGCGTCTACGCGCCCGCGCCCACGTGA
- the hrcA gene encoding heat-inducible transcriptional repressor HrcA: MSEELGEREKEVLRAVVQEYISTGGPVGSQQLARRPGFDVSSATMRNVLADLEELGFLEKPHTSAGRVPTDAGYRFYVDTLVKLKEPPPRDRELIHAGLFHDTNLEEVLGEASRILHSLTRHAGVVVTPRPDSAVFRRIEFVRLREDRVLAILVGQSGQVHNKAITVDFPITSDELMRASNYLSELLCEVPLEEARERIRAEMDQEQALYNALTAKALKLGAAATDLPTTDRVLIQGTGSFLEQPEFADVERMRALFKALDEKHRLLTLLDRVQRANEMQIFIGAESNFCAGGEVSVIASPYGNQEQVLGTVGVIGPTRMDYRRVIPLVNFTAQVLSRVLEKV, translated from the coding sequence ATGTCTGAAGAGCTGGGTGAACGCGAGAAGGAAGTCCTGCGGGCGGTGGTGCAGGAGTACATCTCCACCGGGGGCCCGGTGGGGAGCCAGCAGCTCGCTCGCCGCCCTGGCTTCGACGTCTCCTCGGCCACCATGCGCAACGTGCTGGCGGACCTGGAGGAGCTGGGCTTCCTCGAGAAGCCGCACACCTCCGCGGGCCGTGTCCCCACCGACGCGGGCTACCGCTTCTACGTGGACACCCTGGTGAAGCTGAAGGAGCCGCCGCCTCGGGACCGCGAGCTCATCCACGCGGGCCTCTTCCACGACACGAACCTGGAGGAGGTGCTGGGCGAGGCCAGCCGCATCCTCCACTCGCTGACGCGGCACGCGGGCGTGGTGGTGACACCCCGGCCGGACTCGGCCGTGTTCCGCCGCATCGAGTTCGTCCGCCTGCGCGAGGACCGGGTGCTGGCCATCCTGGTGGGGCAGAGCGGCCAGGTGCACAACAAGGCCATCACGGTGGACTTCCCCATCACCTCCGACGAGCTGATGCGGGCGAGCAACTACCTGTCGGAGCTGCTCTGCGAGGTCCCGCTGGAGGAGGCGCGCGAGCGCATCCGCGCGGAGATGGACCAGGAGCAGGCGCTCTACAACGCGCTGACGGCCAAGGCGCTCAAGCTGGGCGCGGCGGCCACGGACCTGCCCACCACGGACCGGGTGCTCATCCAGGGCACGGGCTCGTTCCTGGAGCAGCCGGAGTTCGCGGACGTGGAGCGCATGCGCGCGCTCTTCAAGGCGCTGGATGAGAAGCACCGCCTGCTGACGCTGCTGGACCGGGTGCAGCGCGCGAACGAGATGCAGATCTTCATCGGCGCGGAGAGCAACTTCTGCGCGGGCGGCGAGGTCTCCGTCATCGCCAGCCCCTACGGCAACCAGGAGCAGGTGCTGGGCACGGTGGGCGTCATCGGCCCCACGCGCATGGACTACCGCCGCGTGATTCCGTTGGTGAACTTCACCGCGCAGGTGCTCTCGCGCGTGCTGGAGAAGGTGTAG
- the yedA gene encoding drug/metabolite exporter YedA, which translates to MSASTISSTPPAVVPPDRDALQASAQRGRVLLCLVTLYLVWGSTYLGIRFVLQGGMPPFLTAGARFLTAGALLFGALWLKGAPVPTAKQWGACAVVGAMLLGVGNGGVVYGQQTVSSGVAALVVGSLPMWSALFGGLFGQWPGKLERWGLALGFGGIILLNLGTELGGQMLPMVMLMVAPMSWALGSVLARRMTLPKGLMAPAAQMLCGGALMLAFGLLRGESLTALPEPRALAAFAYLVTFGSLLGYSAYAYLMRHASPSIATSYAYVNPVVAVLLGVVFAGETMSPLAWVAMAAILGAVVLLTRKR; encoded by the coding sequence GTGTCCGCCTCGACCATCTCCTCGACTCCTCCCGCCGTCGTCCCACCTGACCGTGACGCACTCCAGGCAAGCGCCCAGCGCGGCCGAGTCCTCCTGTGCCTGGTGACCCTGTACCTCGTATGGGGCTCCACCTACCTGGGCATCCGCTTCGTGCTCCAGGGAGGCATGCCGCCGTTCCTCACCGCGGGCGCGCGCTTCCTGACGGCGGGTGCGCTGTTGTTCGGCGCGCTGTGGCTCAAGGGCGCACCGGTGCCCACCGCGAAACAGTGGGGTGCGTGCGCGGTGGTGGGTGCGATGTTGCTGGGCGTGGGCAACGGCGGGGTGGTGTACGGGCAGCAGACGGTGTCCTCGGGCGTGGCGGCGTTGGTGGTGGGCAGCCTGCCCATGTGGTCCGCGTTGTTTGGCGGACTGTTCGGCCAGTGGCCCGGGAAGCTGGAGCGCTGGGGGCTGGCGCTGGGCTTCGGCGGCATCATCCTGCTCAACCTCGGCACCGAGCTGGGGGGCCAGATGCTCCCCATGGTGATGCTGATGGTGGCGCCGATGAGCTGGGCGCTGGGCTCCGTGCTGGCCCGCCGCATGACGCTGCCGAAGGGGCTGATGGCGCCCGCCGCGCAGATGTTGTGCGGAGGCGCGCTGATGCTGGCCTTCGGCCTGCTGCGCGGTGAGAGCCTCACCGCCCTGCCGGAGCCGCGCGCGCTCGCGGCCTTCGCGTACCTGGTCACCTTCGGCTCGCTCCTGGGCTACAGCGCGTATGCCTACCTGATGCGGCACGCCAGCCCCTCCATCGCCACCAGCTACGCGTACGTCAACCCGGTGGTGGCGGTGCTCCTGGGCGTCGTCTTCGCGGGCGAGACGATGAGCCCCCTGGCCTGGGTCGCCATGGCCGCGATTCTCGGCGCCGTCGTGCTGCTGACACGCAAGCGCTGA
- a CDS encoding PAS domain S-box protein, with protein sequence MTPSEHNSAERPLEGASRPRASILMVDDHPSNLLALEAILEPLGQELVKATSGEEALKFLLQRDFAVILMDVQMPGLDGFQTATLIKQRERTRTIPIIFLTALSRDAAHIFKGYAHGAVDYLLKPFDPEILRSKVSVFVDLFLKEQQIQRQAALLRQRDREALERQSELRYRRLTESLPEMMWAARADGSFTYANRAGRDYTGIHEEQPLSLSTFLEFVHPVDREEMRVAWELAVRSSQRVEREFRLRRFDGVYRWHLARAVPERDETGHVVGWIAIATDIDDKRRAEEALGRFKMTLDATLDCVLMFSPDSLTLTYANAGAAKQLASSTDELVGLSVLEVESAFDEAGFRKLLAPLVSGTLPSQTYSTTHRRRDGTEVPVEVVLQFVAAEEGPGRFISVARDITERQRAETALRLASDAKDAFLAAASHELRTPLAAAKGHAHLALLKLGGETEAGPGKSLKIINRQIDRMAKLVEDLLDISRLQAGRLSLELETFDLGQLVHETRDRMAVLSQGHEIQVETPEHLEGTWDRGRLDQVLTNLLSNAIRYSPEGGAVLVRLSREGKEGVHLSVKDSGVGIPKDKQALIFERFGRAHGSKYGGLGLGLTISQGIVEQHGGRIWVESPGVPGQGSTFNVWLPRETEPSSVSVHHAHGTRTAS encoded by the coding sequence ATGACGCCTAGTGAACACAACTCCGCCGAACGTCCTCTGGAGGGTGCCAGCCGTCCCCGGGCCAGCATCCTGATGGTGGACGACCACCCGTCCAACCTGCTGGCGCTCGAGGCCATCCTCGAGCCGCTGGGGCAGGAGCTGGTCAAGGCGACCAGCGGCGAGGAGGCACTCAAGTTCCTGCTTCAGCGGGACTTTGCCGTCATCCTGATGGACGTGCAGATGCCGGGCCTGGATGGCTTCCAGACGGCCACGCTCATCAAGCAGCGCGAGCGCACGCGCACCATCCCCATCATCTTCCTCACCGCGCTCAGCCGCGACGCGGCCCACATCTTCAAGGGCTATGCGCACGGCGCGGTGGACTACCTGCTCAAGCCGTTCGACCCTGAAATCCTCCGCTCGAAGGTCAGCGTCTTCGTGGATTTGTTCCTCAAGGAACAACAAATCCAGCGGCAGGCGGCGCTGCTGCGGCAGCGAGACAGGGAGGCCCTGGAGCGGCAGAGCGAGCTGCGCTACCGGCGGCTCACGGAGTCGCTGCCGGAGATGATGTGGGCGGCGCGCGCGGACGGCTCCTTCACCTACGCGAACAGGGCGGGGCGCGACTACACGGGCATCCACGAGGAGCAGCCGCTGTCGCTGTCCACGTTCCTGGAGTTCGTGCACCCGGTGGACCGGGAGGAGATGCGCGTGGCGTGGGAGCTGGCGGTGCGCTCCAGCCAGCGCGTGGAGCGCGAGTTCCGCCTGCGCCGGTTCGACGGCGTGTATCGCTGGCACCTGGCGCGCGCGGTGCCGGAGCGCGACGAGACGGGCCACGTGGTGGGCTGGATTGCCATCGCCACCGACATCGACGACAAGCGCCGCGCGGAGGAGGCGCTGGGCCGCTTCAAGATGACGCTGGACGCGACGCTGGACTGCGTCCTGATGTTCTCCCCGGACTCGCTCACGCTGACGTACGCCAACGCGGGCGCGGCGAAGCAGCTGGCCAGCAGCACGGATGAGCTGGTGGGGCTGTCGGTGCTGGAGGTGGAGAGCGCCTTCGACGAGGCGGGCTTCCGCAAGCTGCTCGCGCCGCTGGTGAGCGGCACGCTGCCCAGCCAGACGTACTCGACGACGCACCGGCGCCGGGACGGCACCGAGGTGCCCGTGGAGGTGGTGCTCCAGTTCGTCGCGGCGGAGGAGGGCCCTGGGCGGTTCATCTCCGTGGCGCGCGACATCACCGAGCGCCAGCGCGCGGAGACGGCGCTGCGGCTGGCCAGCGATGCGAAGGACGCGTTCCTCGCGGCGGCGAGCCACGAGCTGCGCACGCCGCTGGCCGCGGCCAAGGGCCACGCGCACCTGGCGCTCCTGAAGCTGGGGGGCGAGACGGAGGCGGGCCCGGGCAAGTCGCTGAAAATCATCAACCGGCAGATCGACCGGATGGCCAAGCTGGTGGAGGACCTGCTGGACATCAGCCGGCTGCAGGCGGGCCGGCTGTCGCTGGAGCTGGAGACGTTCGATCTGGGCCAGCTGGTGCACGAGACGCGCGACCGGATGGCGGTGCTGTCGCAGGGGCACGAAATCCAGGTGGAGACGCCCGAGCACCTGGAGGGGACGTGGGACCGCGGGCGCCTGGACCAGGTGCTGACGAACCTGCTCTCCAACGCCATCCGCTACTCACCCGAGGGGGGCGCGGTGCTGGTGCGCCTGAGCCGCGAGGGGAAGGAAGGCGTGCACCTGTCCGTGAAGGACAGCGGCGTGGGGATTCCCAAGGACAAGCAGGCGCTCATCTTCGAGCGCTTCGGCCGCGCGCACGGCAGCAAGTACGGCGGACTGGGCCTGGGGCTCACCATCAGCCAGGGCATCGTCGAGCAGCACGGGGGCCGCATCTGGGTGGAGTCTCCCGGCGTGCCGGGCCAGGGCTCCACGTTCAACGTGTGGCTGCCCCGGGAGACGGAGCCGTCGAGCGTCAGCGTGCACCACGCGCACGGCACGCGCACCGCGAGCTGA